TATTGCAGATTCGATTTGTTATCTTCCTTTCGATAGAAAAAGTACGGTAAAAGAATTTATTTCTCAGTTTGATTGTGAACTTTTTTTTACGGTAAAATATGATTATTGGTATAATCTTTTGGCAGAACTTAAACATAAAAATGTAAAAACATTTGTGATCTCGGCGTTGTTTTATGAAAGGCAGTCTTTCTTCACAACTTATGGGAAGTGGTTTGTAAAACAGCTGAAGCAAAATATAAATTGGTTTTTTCATCAGACACAGCATTCGTATGTTTTGGCTAAACATATCGGTCTACTAAATTCTTCGGTAACTGGAGATACCCGATTTGACAGGGTAAAGCAATTGAGGCTTCGTAATAATCATGTTGATTTCGTTGAAGAATTTATCAACGGTAAAAAGACAATTGTTTTTGGAAGTTCATGGCATGCAGAAGAGAAAATTGCAAAAATGATTTCTGAAAAAAATGAGAATTTAAAAATAATTATTGCTCCACACAATTTAAAAAGAGTTGATAATTTAAAAGAAATTTTTCCCTCTGCAATTTTGTACAGCGAATTGCAAAATACCCAAACGCTCCAACCTTCAAACTCTCAAACGCTCATCATCGATAGCATCGGATTGCTTTCCAAATTATATTCTTATGCAGATGTTGCAATTGTAGGTGGAGGTTTTCACGAAGCTGGACTTCACAATATTCTGGAAGCGGCAACTTTCGGTGTTCCTGTAATTTTTGGAAACCATTACAAGAAAAACCCTGAAGCTGATCAATTAATTTTAGCTAAAGGAGGTAAATCTTTTGAGAACGAAAATTCAGCGGCACAGTTTGTTTTAGATTTATTTAAAAATGATAAAATGCGTTTGGAGATGTCTGAAAATGCCGAGCAATTTGTGACTAAACAACCAGATTCTTCAGAGCTTATTCTTCAAAAGATATTATCACTTTAAAAATCCCTGGTTCTTAATATCTTTAATGATCAAATCAAAATGATCCGGAATTCTTTCGATATTGAGCCAATTAAAATCTATTCCATTATTGATAAACAGTTTCTCAAGATAAATATTAGCGGTGATTTTCTCGTGTGCAATTGAAAGATACTCATTAATTTCCATCCAATAATCTTCATCTATTTTTTTAGTTAAAGCTAGTGATTTTACAATTTTATTGATGATATATAGATAAAGTTTGTAGACATCATTGAATCTCTGTCGGCTCAGTTTTTCGTTGCTTTCAAGTATTTCATTGATCAATAAAAGGTTTAAACTAATGTCACCGAATTTATCGGTTGTTACTTTTACGTGTTCGGTAATTTGAGCACTTATTTTTCGGATAAGTACAATGAAATATTTTTGATTGCTGATGTATTTGGAAGCATATTCTACTTTTTCCTTAATCAGTTCTTCCATTGCATCGCGTTTCTGATCAACGGTTTCTTCATCGATTAATTCAAAATATAATTTTTTAGATAAGATTTCATCCTTTCTCAGTAGTCTGAAAATAAGTCGGTCTTTTTCTACAGATGAAAGTTGACTTAATGCTGCTTTAAATTCTTTAGAATACTCCATTAATTAAATATTTTCGAATATTTCATAAATCCGTTTAATGCCCAGTTTGCGGTGTAATAAAGAGATTTTAAAGTAGAAAACTTCATAAAATCTTTATAAACGAGATACTGGTCTTTGATGATATTCTGTT
Above is a genomic segment from Chryseobacterium mulctrae containing:
- a CDS encoding 3-deoxy-D-manno-octulosonic acid transferase, with translation MAILYSIFVNLLIFGMKVLSLFNDKTKKSVEGRKHSLDIVKSAFSSSDKVLWMHAASLGEYEQGLPVLEKLKKNFPDHKILITFFSPSGYENVVKKKHIADSICYLPFDRKSTVKEFISQFDCELFFTVKYDYWYNLLAELKHKNVKTFVISALFYERQSFFTTYGKWFVKQLKQNINWFFHQTQHSYVLAKHIGLLNSSVTGDTRFDRVKQLRLRNNHVDFVEEFINGKKTIVFGSSWHAEEKIAKMISEKNENLKIIIAPHNLKRVDNLKEIFPSAILYSELQNTQTLQPSNSQTLIIDSIGLLSKLYSYADVAIVGGGFHEAGLHNILEAATFGVPVIFGNHYKKNPEADQLILAKGGKSFENENSAAQFVLDLFKNDKMRLEMSENAEQFVTKQPDSSELILQKILSL
- a CDS encoding deoxyuridine 5'-triphosphate nucleotidohydrolase — encoded protein: MEYSKEFKAALSQLSSVEKDRLIFRLLRKDEILSKKLYFELIDEETVDQKRDAMEELIKEKVEYASKYISNQKYFIVLIRKISAQITEHVKVTTDKFGDISLNLLLINEILESNEKLSRQRFNDVYKLYLYIINKIVKSLALTKKIDEDYWMEINEYLSIAHEKITANIYLEKLFINNGIDFNWLNIERIPDHFDLIIKDIKNQGFLK